Proteins encoded by one window of Bacillus sp. DTU_2020_1000418_1_SI_GHA_SEK_038:
- the purE gene encoding 5-(carboxyamino)imidazole ribonucleotide mutase, translating into MAEVVVIMGSKSDWETMKHTCDILDELGIQYEKKVVSAHRTPDLMFEYAENAREKGIKVIIAGAGGAAHLPGMVAAKTTLPVIGVPVQSKALNGLDSLLSIVQMPGGVPVATVAIGKAGATNAGLLAAQILGSFDSKLAARLEQKRENTKQEVLESSDELV; encoded by the coding sequence ATGGCAGAAGTTGTAGTGATCATGGGCAGTAAATCAGATTGGGAAACGATGAAGCATACTTGCGATATCCTTGATGAGCTTGGAATTCAATACGAAAAAAAGGTTGTTTCCGCCCATCGAACTCCAGATCTTATGTTTGAATATGCGGAAAACGCGAGAGAAAAAGGCATTAAAGTAATTATCGCCGGGGCTGGAGGAGCTGCTCATCTACCGGGTATGGTTGCAGCAAAAACGACACTTCCTGTAATTGGTGTACCAGTCCAATCAAAAGCGCTAAATGGTTTGGACTCTTTACTCTCAATCGTCCAGATGCCAGGAGGAGTGCCGGTAGCAACGGTGGCAATTGGCAAAGCAGGTGCGACTAATGCCGGTTTGCTTGCAGCACAAATCTTAGGCTCTTTCGATTCGAAACTAGCAGCCAGACTTGAACAAAAAAGAGAAAACACGAAACAAGAAGTTTTAGAAAGTAGTGATGAGCTTGTCTAA
- the purK gene encoding 5-(carboxyamino)imidazole ribonucleotide synthase → MSLSNKVILPGQTIGIIGGGQLGRMMAIAAKAQGFRIAVLDPTEDSPCGQVADHAIIGEYDSIDSIKELAKVSDVITYEFENINADALDWLCTNTYVPQGSALLEMTQDRTKEKAAIQKAGAEVAPYAVIETIDDINKHIGSLGFPAVLKTARGGYDGKGQYVIRNEQEITEAAKLLENGICVLEKWIPFEKEISVIIFRSVSGETAVLPVGENIHKDNILHQTIVPARISEQAKEKAVHAAKQLAEAFDLVGTLAVEMFLTGDDHIYINELAPRPHNSGHYSIEACETSQFEQHIRAVCNWPLGSTELLKPAVMVNILGEHQEPLLKKIPTLTDWKIHLYGKKDAKHKRKMGHVTLLRDSVETAIGEAEDSGIWSDVK, encoded by the coding sequence ATGAGCTTGTCTAATAAAGTGATTTTACCAGGGCAAACGATTGGAATTATTGGCGGCGGACAATTAGGGAGAATGATGGCTATTGCCGCAAAAGCACAAGGCTTTAGGATTGCTGTGCTTGACCCGACTGAAGATTCACCTTGTGGGCAAGTAGCGGATCATGCCATTATCGGCGAATATGACAGCATTGATTCCATAAAGGAACTGGCAAAAGTAAGTGATGTCATCACGTATGAATTTGAAAATATTAACGCAGATGCCTTGGATTGGCTTTGTACCAACACCTATGTCCCCCAAGGATCAGCATTGCTTGAAATGACACAGGACCGGACAAAGGAAAAAGCAGCCATCCAGAAGGCAGGCGCAGAAGTTGCTCCTTATGCAGTCATCGAAACTATAGATGATATTAATAAACACATAGGAAGCCTTGGATTTCCAGCTGTCTTAAAAACAGCAAGAGGCGGCTACGATGGAAAAGGGCAATATGTAATTAGAAATGAACAGGAAATTACTGAAGCAGCGAAGCTACTTGAAAACGGAATTTGTGTCCTGGAGAAGTGGATTCCGTTTGAAAAAGAAATCTCAGTTATTATTTTTCGTAGTGTATCTGGAGAAACTGCTGTTTTACCAGTTGGAGAAAATATTCATAAAGATAATATTCTGCATCAAACAATCGTACCGGCAAGAATATCGGAACAGGCAAAGGAAAAAGCCGTCCATGCAGCAAAGCAGCTTGCAGAAGCATTCGATCTTGTCGGAACATTGGCAGTCGAGATGTTTTTAACAGGTGATGATCATATTTATATCAATGAACTTGCACCAAGGCCGCATAATTCAGGGCATTATTCCATTGAAGCTTGCGAAACCTCGCAGTTTGAGCAGCATATCCGTGCAGTTTGTAATTGGCCACTTGGCAGTACAGAGCTATTAAAACCGGCAGTAATGGTAAACATATTAGGAGAACATCAGGAACCATTATTAAAGAAGATTCCTACTTTAACGGACTGGAAGATTCATTTGTACGGTAAAAAGGATGCCAAACATAAACGCAAAATGGGTCATGTAACTCTTTTGCGAGATTCAGTTGAAACGGCAATTGGTGAAGCTGAGGATAGCGGCATTTGGTCCGATGTGAAATAA
- a CDS encoding NCS2 family permease translates to MKKYFRFEELGTNYRREFIGGLTTFLSMAYILIVNPLTLSLSSVPDLPDAMRMDMGAVFVATALAAAVGSLFMGLIARYPIGLAPGMGLNAFFAYTVVLTMGIPWQHALGGVLISGVIFIILSLSGLRELVINAIPAELKYAVAAGIGLFITFLGFQNAGIIVNNDAVLVGLGDFTNGNTLLAIFGIILTVIFMTKGVKGGIFYGMVITAFVGWMFNLVEAPDKIVDVVPSIAPTFGAAFQSFGDSSFYSTQMLIVILTFLFVDFFDTAGTLVGVASQAGLMKDNKLPRAGKALLADSCATVTGAIFGTSTTTAYVESTAGVAAGARTGFAAIVVAGFFGLSLFFFPLLNVVTPAVTSPALIIVGALMVSSLGKIDWTRFEIAVPAFLTIIVMPLSYSIATGIAMGFIFYPITMIVKGRTKEIHPIMYFLFGVFILYFIFLK, encoded by the coding sequence GTGAAAAAGTACTTCAGATTTGAAGAGCTTGGCACAAACTATCGCCGTGAGTTTATTGGCGGATTGACGACATTTTTATCAATGGCCTATATTTTAATTGTTAATCCACTTACATTGTCGTTATCTTCCGTTCCAGATCTTCCTGATGCCATGAGAATGGACATGGGAGCAGTATTCGTTGCAACAGCACTAGCAGCTGCAGTAGGATCCTTGTTTATGGGGTTGATAGCCAGGTATCCAATAGGCTTAGCACCGGGAATGGGTTTAAATGCATTTTTTGCTTATACCGTTGTTTTAACAATGGGTATCCCTTGGCAACATGCTTTGGGTGGTGTTTTAATTTCTGGTGTAATCTTTATCATTCTTTCCTTATCTGGATTGCGCGAACTAGTCATTAACGCGATCCCAGCAGAACTTAAGTATGCGGTTGCTGCAGGTATAGGATTATTTATTACATTTTTAGGTTTTCAAAACGCCGGAATTATCGTCAATAATGATGCTGTTTTAGTAGGGCTTGGTGACTTTACAAACGGAAATACATTGTTGGCTATCTTCGGGATCATATTAACAGTCATTTTTATGACTAAAGGTGTTAAAGGTGGTATCTTCTACGGAATGGTCATTACAGCTTTTGTGGGCTGGATGTTTAATTTGGTAGAGGCACCTGATAAAATTGTTGATGTAGTTCCTAGTATCGCACCAACGTTTGGAGCAGCTTTTCAATCCTTTGGGGATAGCTCTTTTTATTCAACACAAATGCTAATAGTCATTTTGACTTTCCTTTTTGTAGACTTTTTTGATACGGCCGGAACTCTTGTAGGGGTTGCGAGTCAAGCGGGATTAATGAAAGATAATAAACTGCCGCGTGCTGGAAAAGCACTTCTTGCTGATTCTTGCGCGACTGTGACTGGAGCCATTTTTGGTACATCTACAACAACTGCGTATGTTGAATCTACAGCAGGGGTTGCTGCAGGTGCAAGGACTGGTTTTGCAGCAATTGTAGTAGCGGGCTTTTTTGGACTCTCTTTATTTTTCTTCCCTTTATTGAACGTTGTTACACCAGCTGTAACGTCACCGGCATTAATAATTGTTGGAGCATTGATGGTTTCATCACTTGGTAAAATTGATTGGACACGTTTTGAAATTGCGGTACCAGCCTTTTTAACGATTATTGTTATGCCGCTTTCTTATAGTATTGCAACTGGTATTGCTATGGGATTCATTTTTTACCCGATTACAATGATTGTCAAAGGACGCACAAAAGAGATTCATCCTATTATGTATTTCTTATTTGGGGTCTTCATTCTTTACTTCATATTCTTAAAATAA
- the purS gene encoding phosphoribosylformylglycinamidine synthase subunit PurS translates to MYKVKVFVTLRESVIDPQGTVAKDSLHKLNYGEVSDVRIGKYVELTLEKTDRNIDEIVNEMCEKLLVNLNVEDYRYEIEEVVAQ, encoded by the coding sequence ATGTACAAAGTAAAAGTATTCGTCACATTAAGAGAAAGTGTTATCGATCCTCAAGGGACAGTTGCAAAAGATTCGCTTCACAAGCTAAATTACGGCGAAGTGTCCGATGTTCGTATTGGTAAATATGTAGAGTTAACTTTAGAAAAAACAGATCGAAATATCGATGAAATCGTGAATGAAATGTGTGAAAAATTATTAGTTAACTTGAATGTTGAAGATTACCGTTATGAAATCGAGGAGGTAGTTGCTCAGTGA
- a CDS encoding DUF58 domain-containing protein, whose amino-acid sequence MKRILTILRKAWKLAVLYILILVTFSYAMFQGGFVSWFLFYSFVPFAIYALLLSFYRLNHIHVSRVFLKNEYNAGESIKVEITMKRKMSFPLFYIVIEDELSDQLRYSQERNRAKSFFFPWFKKEIHWDYQINDLPRGDHHFQSIRVKTGDPLGLIEKEIHIGTNQKIMVYPAYEEIIYRPLENHFDQGMTASKERVQRDTSMAIGIREYQPGDRFSWINWKATAKRNDIMIKEFEQKQSHDVFILMDCAPTSRFEAIVSFSASIIRAILQKGAQVGFLSSSSERVAFPTRGGESQQLQLFYHLAKVRDNSPVPVDRVLEAEGFLLQQNNLMLITAQLTRSLIEKAGLLVSKNGSVTIFIVKNEMESLLPDELALKGAANARGLRVVLVHSGNYKAVFSEVARA is encoded by the coding sequence ATGAAGCGCATATTAACGATTTTAAGAAAGGCATGGAAGCTCGCCGTTTTGTACATCTTAATCTTGGTCACATTCTCCTACGCCATGTTCCAGGGAGGGTTTGTCAGCTGGTTTTTATTTTATAGCTTTGTCCCTTTTGCGATCTATGCGCTTCTTCTTTCCTTTTATCGTCTCAATCATATACACGTATCCCGTGTATTCCTAAAGAATGAATATAATGCGGGTGAATCAATTAAGGTAGAGATTACAATGAAAAGGAAAATGTCATTCCCCTTATTTTATATCGTAATAGAGGACGAACTCAGCGATCAGCTTCGTTATTCGCAAGAAAGGAATCGTGCAAAATCCTTCTTTTTTCCCTGGTTTAAAAAGGAGATCCATTGGGATTATCAAATCAATGATCTGCCAAGAGGAGATCATCATTTTCAGTCAATAAGGGTGAAGACGGGTGACCCCCTCGGTTTAATTGAAAAAGAAATACACATAGGAACAAATCAGAAAATCATGGTGTACCCGGCCTATGAAGAGATAATCTACAGACCGCTTGAAAACCATTTTGATCAAGGAATGACAGCTTCAAAGGAACGTGTGCAAAGAGATACGTCCATGGCTATTGGAATAAGGGAGTATCAGCCTGGGGACCGATTTTCATGGATTAATTGGAAGGCAACAGCTAAGCGAAATGATATTATGATAAAGGAATTTGAGCAGAAACAATCCCACGATGTGTTCATTCTTATGGATTGTGCGCCTACCAGCCGTTTTGAAGCCATTGTTTCTTTTTCAGCCTCTATTATTAGAGCTATTCTCCAAAAAGGTGCACAGGTTGGTTTTCTTTCTTCTTCTTCAGAAAGAGTCGCGTTTCCTACAAGAGGCGGGGAAAGCCAGCAGCTGCAATTATTCTATCACCTGGCGAAGGTGAGAGATAATAGCCCTGTTCCAGTAGACCGAGTTCTTGAAGCTGAAGGATTTTTACTGCAGCAAAATAACCTCATGCTAATCACTGCACAATTGACTAGAAGCTTAATTGAAAAAGCAGGACTATTAGTTTCGAAAAATGGCTCTGTGACGATATTTATCGTGAAAAATGAAATGGAATCCCTTTTACCGGATGAGCTTGCACTTAAGGGAGCTGCGAATGCAAGAGGACTGCGGGTTGTATTAGTTCACAGTGGAAACTATAAGGCTGTTTTTTCGGAGGTGGCTCGAGCATGA
- a CDS encoding DUF2179 domain-containing protein encodes MIIIILLINIVYVSFFTIRMILTLKGQRYLAAFISTIEVVIYVVGLGLVLDNLNQIQNLIAYAVGYGIGVIVGMKIEEKLALGYITVNVITKEYDADMPKMLRDKGYGVTNWAANGLEGDRMALQILTPRKYELKLYQTIKELDPKAFIIAYEPKTIHGGFWVKSVKKGKLFS; translated from the coding sequence ATGATAATTATTATTCTTTTAATCAATATTGTGTATGTATCCTTTTTTACGATTAGAATGATATTAACGTTAAAAGGTCAAAGATACTTGGCTGCTTTTATTAGCACGATTGAGGTGGTCATCTATGTAGTTGGACTTGGATTGGTTCTGGATAATCTAAACCAAATTCAAAATTTAATTGCTTATGCGGTTGGATATGGGATTGGTGTAATTGTCGGTATGAAAATTGAAGAGAAGCTTGCCCTCGGTTATATTACCGTGAATGTCATAACGAAGGAGTATGATGCGGATATGCCAAAAATGCTAAGAGATAAAGGCTATGGTGTTACAAATTGGGCAGCTAATGGGCTGGAGGGCGACCGAATGGCACTGCAGATCCTAACGCCAAGAAAATATGAATTAAAGCTTTATCAGACGATTAAAGAGCTTGATCCGAAAGCGTTTATTATTGCCTATGAACCGAAAACCATTCATGGAGGCTTCTGGGTAAAAAGTGTAAAGAAAGGAAAGTTATTTTCATGA
- the guaA gene encoding glutamine-hydrolyzing GMP synthase, with protein MIVVLDFGSQYNQLITRRIREFGVYSELHPHTITAEEIKEMNPKGIIFSGGPNSVYEEGAFRCDEKIFDLGLPIFGICYGMQLMTMQLGGKVEKAKNREYGKAELKIENESKLFANLPSVQTVWMSHGDLVVEAPQGFTVDGINPSCPIAAMSNEERRMYAVQFHPEVLHSVYGNDILKNFVFGVCECKGDWSMGNFIEVEMEKIRQTVGDKKVLCALSGGVDSSVVAVLIHKAIGDQLTCIFVDHGLLRKGEAESVMKTFADGFHMNVIKVDAQERFLNKLKGVADPEQKRKIIGNEFIYVFDDEATKLEGIEFLAQGTLYTDIIESGTATAQTIKSHHNVGGLPEDMQFKLIEPLSTLFKDEVRALGTELGIPDEIVWRQPFPGPGLGIRVLGEISEDKLEIVRESDYILREEIAKAGLDRDIWQYFTVLPNIRSVGVMGDARTYDHTIGIRAVTSIDGMTSDWARIPWDVLEVISSRIVNEVAHVNRVVYDITSKPPSTIEWE; from the coding sequence ATGATCGTTGTGTTGGATTTTGGAAGCCAGTACAACCAGTTAATTACACGTAGAATTAGAGAATTTGGTGTATATAGTGAATTGCACCCTCATACGATTACAGCTGAAGAAATTAAAGAAATGAACCCGAAAGGTATTATTTTCTCAGGTGGCCCGAACAGTGTATATGAAGAGGGAGCTTTCCGCTGTGATGAGAAAATCTTCGACTTAGGCTTGCCTATTTTTGGTATTTGCTATGGCATGCAATTAATGACGATGCAATTAGGCGGAAAAGTGGAAAAGGCAAAGAATCGTGAGTACGGCAAGGCTGAATTAAAGATTGAAAACGAATCTAAGCTTTTTGCTAATCTTCCTTCCGTCCAAACGGTTTGGATGAGCCATGGTGATTTAGTTGTAGAGGCTCCTCAAGGATTCACAGTTGATGGGATAAATCCGTCATGTCCAATTGCGGCTATGAGTAATGAAGAACGCCGCATGTATGCTGTTCAATTCCACCCAGAGGTCCTTCATTCTGTTTATGGGAATGACATATTAAAGAACTTTGTGTTTGGCGTTTGCGAATGCAAAGGCGATTGGTCAATGGGGAACTTTATTGAGGTTGAAATGGAAAAGATTCGTCAAACCGTTGGCGATAAAAAGGTGCTTTGCGCGTTAAGTGGCGGTGTGGATTCTTCTGTTGTCGCGGTGCTTATTCATAAGGCCATTGGCGATCAGTTAACATGTATTTTTGTTGATCATGGCTTACTTCGCAAAGGGGAAGCAGAAAGTGTTATGAAGACATTTGCTGATGGCTTCCATATGAATGTTATCAAGGTTGATGCGCAGGAGCGTTTCTTAAACAAGCTGAAGGGTGTAGCTGATCCTGAGCAAAAACGTAAAATCATTGGTAATGAATTTATTTATGTTTTTGATGATGAGGCAACTAAGCTTGAAGGCATCGAGTTTTTGGCACAAGGTACACTTTATACAGATATTATCGAAAGTGGCACGGCGACCGCACAAACAATCAAGTCCCATCATAATGTAGGCGGACTTCCGGAAGATATGCAATTTAAGCTAATCGAGCCGCTTAGCACATTATTTAAAGATGAGGTTCGTGCTTTAGGAACAGAGCTTGGAATTCCAGATGAAATTGTTTGGAGACAGCCATTCCCAGGTCCAGGTCTAGGTATTCGTGTTTTAGGGGAAATTTCTGAGGACAAGCTAGAAATCGTTCGGGAATCTGACTATATTTTACGTGAGGAAATTGCAAAGGCTGGTCTAGATCGTGATATTTGGCAGTATTTTACTGTCCTTCCTAACATTCGAAGTGTTGGGGTTATGGGAGATGCCCGTACCTACGATCACACAATAGGCATCCGTGCGGTTACATCAATCGATGGCATGACATCCGATTGGGCTAGAATTCCTTGGGATGTACTAGAAGTTATTTCTTCAAGGATTGTTAATGAAGTAGCTCATGTTAACCGGGTTGTGTATGATATTACGAGCAAGCCGCCGTCAACAATTGAGTGGGAGTAA
- a CDS encoding NETI motif-containing protein — MSKGKKKMVFEVQENETIDMCLDRIKNAGYVPIRRTEKPIFEEKKIGQSTTYEPVGRQIVFEAKVIE, encoded by the coding sequence ATGAGCAAAGGAAAAAAGAAAATGGTTTTTGAAGTGCAGGAAAATGAAACCATTGATATGTGTTTAGACCGGATAAAGAATGCAGGTTATGTACCAATTAGAAGAACAGAAAAGCCGATTTTTGAGGAAAAAAAGATAGGTCAATCCACTACCTATGAGCCAGTAGGACGCCAGATTGTGTTTGAGGCAAAAGTAATCGAATGA
- the purB gene encoding adenylosuccinate lyase encodes MIERYTRPEMGAIWTEENRFQAWLEVEILACEAWAELGDIPKEDVQKIRENASFNMDRIKEIEEETRHDVVAFTRAVSETLGDERKWVHYGLTSTDVVDTALSYQIKQANQILLKDLERFVEILKNKAQEHKYTVMMGRTHGVHAEPTTFGLKLALWYEEMKRNVNRFKEAAEGIEFGKISGAVGTYANINPYVEKYVCEKLGLKPAPISTQTLQRDRHAHYMSTIALIATSIEKFATEIRGLQKSETREVEEFFAKGQKGSSAMPHKRNPIGSENMAGMARVIRGYMLTAYENVALWHERDISHSSAERIIIPDAAIALNYMLNRFGNIVKNLTVFPENMKRNMDRTLGLIYSQRVLLALIDKGLTREEAYDTVQPRAMEAWENQVQFRSLIEQDETITAKLSSKEIDDCFDYHYHIKHVDTIFERLGL; translated from the coding sequence ATGATTGAACGCTATACAAGACCAGAAATGGGCGCAATTTGGACGGAGGAGAACCGGTTTCAAGCATGGTTAGAGGTTGAAATCCTTGCATGTGAAGCCTGGGCAGAGCTTGGCGATATTCCAAAAGAGGATGTTCAAAAAATCCGCGAGAATGCTTCCTTTAATATGGATCGCATTAAAGAAATCGAGGAAGAGACAAGACATGATGTCGTGGCTTTTACCCGTGCCGTTTCTGAGACACTCGGTGATGAAAGAAAATGGGTTCATTACGGATTAACATCAACAGATGTTGTGGATACGGCTCTTTCCTACCAAATTAAGCAAGCCAATCAAATCCTTCTTAAAGATCTTGAACGTTTCGTTGAAATTTTGAAAAACAAAGCACAAGAACATAAATATACAGTTATGATGGGCCGTACGCATGGTGTCCATGCAGAACCAACTACTTTCGGACTGAAGCTTGCCCTTTGGTATGAGGAAATGAAGCGTAACGTAAATCGCTTTAAGGAAGCCGCTGAAGGCATAGAATTCGGAAAAATTTCAGGAGCCGTTGGAACATACGCAAATATTAATCCCTATGTGGAGAAATATGTATGCGAGAAGCTTGGCTTGAAACCAGCACCTATTTCAACACAGACATTACAGCGTGACCGCCATGCGCACTATATGAGCACAATCGCTTTAATTGCCACATCCATTGAAAAATTTGCGACAGAAATCCGCGGACTTCAAAAGAGTGAAACTCGTGAAGTTGAGGAGTTTTTTGCAAAGGGTCAAAAAGGCTCATCGGCTATGCCGCACAAGCGAAACCCGATTGGTTCAGAAAATATGGCTGGGATGGCAAGAGTGATTCGCGGTTATATGCTCACTGCCTACGAAAACGTAGCATTATGGCACGAACGAGATATCTCTCATTCCTCTGCCGAAAGAATCATCATTCCAGATGCAGCCATAGCCTTAAATTATATGCTTAATCGCTTTGGCAATATAGTAAAGAATTTAACCGTATTCCCTGAAAATATGAAGAGAAATATGGACCGCACTCTAGGATTAATTTACTCGCAGCGCGTTTTACTCGCTCTTATCGATAAAGGGCTCACTCGCGAAGAAGCGTATGACACTGTTCAGCCGCGTGCGATGGAAGCATGGGAAAATCAAGTTCAATTCCGCAGCTTGATCGAGCAGGATGAGACGATTACTGCAAAGCTCTCCTCCAAGGAAATTGATGATTGCTTTGATTATCATTACCACATCAAGCATGTCGATACGATTTTTGAGCGATTAGGTCTTTAA
- a CDS encoding DUF3488 and DUF4129 domain-containing transglutaminase family protein, which translates to MKSRKVQKDLASFLLYTFGFLLLWEWLRPLEQLTDTSNIWVFLLFSIVSLLLAYLGTHFLISGFIKWILIFYVLHFLYFEGSFFRLDWIPVFMGDFYKSLLLLVEKDTSSLSNFFKSFLFFILLWLMTYLIQYWLIRRRQIFIFFFMTLIYITVLDTFTPYEAEVAIVRAVITGFVIMGMLTLYRLMDKEVIHRRAELSRKWLTPLMVMIVISVAFGLAAPKADPIWPDPVPFIKSYAKGSGDESSGVQRIGYGLDDSQLGGPFLGDNQVVFRAEVESRQYWKVETKDVYTGKGWITSGPREEVTPFRMEEVVPVSSFINHEGVNKVEEISFINASMEYKHIVYPLGIKRIDTPFHPDSSFEIENFTEKIHTLLSGVPRTIYNYSVIYDVPKYSVTALMNASSEINSTQNNAFIDRYTQLPDELPQRVRELALTITEGKSTWFEQARALESYFKKSGFVYDQKNVAVPGADDDYVDQFLFETKTGYCDNYSTSMVVMARSLGIPARWVKGYTEGEYKGLAENSRRIFEVTNNNAHSWVEVYFPNIGWVPFEPTQGFSNNVQFNFDQPSQSNSQPEDTQPKPEEREKPEIEKESPEKSASSFSFTKLTQSVKGFFAKAWKWLLGSVICLALLLLIIYRLRGRWLPYYLALRFKWTKKDENFPKAYMLLLRELQRYGLHRKEGQTLREYAQYVDRFYSTSEMSKLTSRYEKLIYRGEVAKGSWEDTKELWENLIKKTIA; encoded by the coding sequence ATGAAGTCTCGTAAGGTCCAAAAGGATTTAGCTTCATTTCTGCTATATACATTTGGCTTCCTGTTGCTATGGGAGTGGCTAAGACCGTTAGAGCAGCTAACAGATACATCGAATATATGGGTTTTTCTCCTTTTCAGCATTGTGTCACTGCTATTGGCCTATTTAGGCACGCATTTTTTGATAAGCGGTTTTATTAAATGGATATTAATTTTCTATGTATTGCATTTCTTATACTTTGAGGGATCGTTTTTTAGATTAGATTGGATACCTGTTTTTATGGGGGATTTTTATAAGAGCTTATTGCTGCTTGTCGAAAAGGACACATCTAGCTTAAGTAACTTTTTTAAAAGCTTTCTATTTTTTATTCTCCTCTGGTTAATGACTTATTTAATTCAATACTGGCTCATTAGAAGAAGGCAGATTTTTATCTTCTTTTTCATGACATTAATATATATTACAGTTCTTGATACGTTCACTCCTTACGAAGCGGAAGTGGCGATTGTCAGAGCCGTTATTACTGGATTTGTCATTATGGGGATGCTTACCTTATATCGACTTATGGATAAAGAAGTTATTCATAGAAGGGCCGAACTCTCACGCAAATGGCTGACGCCTTTAATGGTCATGATTGTTATTAGTGTTGCTTTTGGGCTTGCTGCACCAAAGGCAGATCCGATTTGGCCAGACCCCGTTCCTTTTATTAAATCTTATGCTAAGGGCAGCGGAGATGAGAGTAGCGGTGTTCAGAGAATTGGCTATGGCCTGGATGATTCCCAACTAGGGGGACCTTTCTTAGGAGATAATCAGGTTGTGTTTCGAGCAGAGGTTGAATCACGCCAATATTGGAAGGTAGAGACGAAAGATGTTTATACAGGGAAGGGATGGATTACTTCTGGTCCAAGAGAGGAAGTCACTCCTTTTCGTATGGAGGAAGTAGTTCCAGTTTCTTCGTTTATCAATCATGAAGGTGTAAACAAAGTCGAGGAAATAAGCTTTATAAATGCCTCCATGGAATATAAACATATTGTATATCCTTTAGGTATTAAAAGAATTGATACACCTTTTCATCCTGATAGTTCTTTTGAAATCGAAAATTTTACTGAAAAAATCCATACTTTATTAAGTGGTGTACCTAGGACGATTTATAACTACTCCGTTATTTATGATGTGCCGAAATATAGCGTGACTGCCCTCATGAATGCAAGTTCCGAAATCAACAGTACGCAAAATAATGCATTCATCGATAGATATACTCAACTTCCTGATGAATTGCCTCAACGAGTTAGAGAATTAGCCTTGACGATAACAGAAGGCAAGAGTACATGGTTCGAACAAGCAAGAGCGCTAGAGTCGTATTTTAAAAAATCAGGCTTTGTTTATGATCAAAAGAATGTTGCTGTACCTGGTGCTGATGACGACTATGTTGACCAGTTTTTATTTGAAACAAAAACAGGGTATTGTGATAACTACTCTACTTCCATGGTAGTGATGGCAAGATCTCTCGGTATCCCTGCAAGATGGGTTAAAGGGTATACAGAGGGTGAGTACAAGGGGCTTGCTGAAAATAGCCGCAGGATTTTTGAGGTTACGAATAATAATGCCCATTCATGGGTAGAAGTGTATTTTCCTAATATAGGATGGGTTCCGTTCGAGCCTACACAGGGCTTCTCTAACAATGTTCAATTTAATTTTGACCAGCCGTCCCAGAGCAATTCCCAACCTGAAGATACTCAGCCAAAACCGGAAGAAAGGGAAAAGCCTGAGATTGAAAAAGAAAGTCCTGAAAAATCAGCTTCGTCCTTTTCGTTTACGAAGCTTACTCAATCTGTAAAGGGATTTTTCGCAAAGGCCTGGAAGTGGCTGCTAGGATCTGTTATATGCTTAGCCCTATTGCTATTAATCATTTATCGCTTACGCGGCAGATGGCTTCCTTATTATTTAGCCTTAAGGTTTAAATGGACTAAAAAGGATGAAAACTTCCCTAAGGCATACATGCTTCTATTAAGAGAATTGCAGCGTTACGGGCTGCATCGCAAAGAAGGGCAAACCCTTAGAGAGTATGCTCAGTATGTAGACCGTTTCTATTCAACCAGTGAAATGAGTAAGCTTACCTCCCGTTACGAGAAATTAATTTATCGAGGAGAAGTAGCAAAAGGAAGCTGGGAAGATACAAAAGAATTGTGGGAAAATTTAATTAAAAAAACAATAGCTTGA